A single window of Carassius auratus strain Wakin chromosome 9, ASM336829v1, whole genome shotgun sequence DNA harbors:
- the LOC113108087 gene encoding immunoglobulin superfamily member 2-like, with protein MVDFWCQKWKLPLLLCLTGLLQWDLCSGQIQVQIQKGPLYRMKGYPISISCNVTGFTGPSERDFEFILKKQNMEFNMISTSDPNFAYGMFSDRIRKKEIYIERLSGFSVILWIKDLQESDAGDLLCATLHTGGEYFGDYGAESKLNVIADTLEASYSGSPSQSLSEGDPLQLECQVSSQTCQHSHLSVTWFLHGEDDENPWPIITLDKDLTVKPGAGFEDRYRAGLISMDKVEDTTYRLKMPQVQQSDQGKFFCKAIEWIQDPDHSWTQIAHKTTKACDVEIKRIEVVPDAESNRAVVMLMNDAVTEGDALHVSCSVSGFKGPLSVSWQHKKALGAFFSDVVSLTHEGVMKDVGARYQSRNVQTFHSPAGSFTLQLGASSISDSGEYKCIVSEWTVQSNGEMKAITQSQQKAITVKSVESLMAVSLTSRTTNLSIDSSVQLLCRVRGPKVSLALRWMFQPHNSAAQINILSISHTGEMEWRADQRNYQLNIQAQPGDTCFTLMVPRASKQQEGQYQCQVDAYQKDVQKAFKNSNLLAVIVHKPDSKMSLLSPTSRLETTVDTDAKLECSVMKTTTITSRFTVTWMFGSQVLLTMDLDAVVKFGPAAGLEMDQRIRLEIRQKQNFQMTIQQVRTSDSGQYHCEVEEWLQDLCFTQT; from the exons ATCTGTGCAGTGGTCAGATTCAGGTCCAGATCCAGAAAGGTCCTCTGTATAGAATGAAAGGATACCCCATCTCCATATCCTGTAATGTTACAGGGTTTACAGGACCATCTGAGCGGGATTTTGAGTTCATTCTCAAGAAACAAAATATGGAGTTTAATATGATCAGTACCAGTGACCCAAACTTTGCCTACGGAATGTTCTCTGatagaataagaaaaaaagagatttatattGAAAGGCTGTCAGGATTTTCAGTTATCTTGTGGATCAAAGATTTGCAGGAGAGTGATGCAGGTGATCTGCTCTGTGCGACCCTACACACAGGTGGTGAATATTTCGGAGATTATGGTGCTGAGTCAAAGCTTAATG TGATAGCAGACACCCTGGAGGCATCGTACTCGGGCTCTCCCTCACAGAGCTTGTCTGAAGGGGATCCTCTTCAGCTTGAGTGCCAGGTCTCCAGCCAGACTTGTCAACACTCTCATCTGTCGGTCACCTGGTTTCTTCATGGTGAAGATGATGAAAACCCCTGGCCAATCATTACTCTGGACAAAGATCTGACTGTAAAGCCAGGAGCTGGATTTGAGGATCGCTATCGTGCTGGTCTTATCAGCATGGATAAGGTGGAGGACACAACCTACAGACTGAAGATGCCTCAAGTGCAGCAGTCCGACCAGGGGAAGTTCTTCTGCAAAGCCATTGAGTGGATCCAAGACCCAGACCATTCCTGGACACAGATTGCCCACAAAACCACCAAAGCATGTGATGTGGAGATTAAACGAATCG AAGTGGTCCCTGATGCAG AGAGTAATCGGGCGGTGGTCATGCTGATGAATGATGCGGTGACTGAGGGAGATGCACTACATGTCTCCTGCTCAGTGTCAGGATTCAAGGGTCCTTTATCAGTGTCATGGCAACACAAGAAAGCCCTGGGGGCTTTCTTCAGTGATGTCGTTAGTCTGACCCATGAGGGAGTGATGAAAGATGTTGGGGCGAGGTATCAGAGCAGAAACGTCCAGACATTTCATTCTCCAGCTGGAAGCTTTACTCTACAGCTTGGTGCTTCTTCTATATCTGACAGCGGAGAATATAAGTGCATTGTGTCTGAATGGACAGTACAGAGCAATGGAGAGATGAAAGCCATCACCCAATCTCAGCAAAAAGCCATTACAGTTAAATCTGTTG AATCTCTAATGGCGGTGAGCTTGACAAGTCGTACAACAAATCTATCTATAGATTCTTCAGTACAACTGCTATGTCGAGTCAGAGGGCCTAAAGTGTCTTTGGCTCTACGCTGGATGTTTCAGCCCCACAATTCAGCtgctcaaataaatattttatccatAAGTCACACTGGAGAAATGGAATGGAGAGCAGATCAGAGAAACTATCAGCTGAACATTCAAGCACAGCCGGGAGACACTTGTTTCACTCTCATGGTGCCGAGAGCCAGCAAACAACAAGAAGGACAGTACCAGTGTCAAGTTGATGCCTATCAAAAGGATGTACAGAAAGCCTTTAAGAACTCCAACCTGTTAGCTGTGATTGTACACAAACCTG ACAGCAAGATGAGCCTGCTCTCACCCACTTCTCGTCTGGAAACCACTGTCGACACTGATGCTAAGCTTGAATGCTCAGTCATGAAAACAACCACAATTACGTCTCGTTTCACAGTAACATGGATGTTTGGGTCCCAGGTGCTCTTAACTATGGACTTAGATGCTGTTGTCAAGTTTGGCCCTGCAGCCGGCCTAGAGATGGACCAGAGGATCCGTTTggaaataagacagaaacagaacttcCAGATGACTATCCAGCAGGTCAGAACATCTGACAGTGGACAATATCACTGTGAGGTGGAAGAGTGGCTCCAGGATCTGTGTTTTACACAAACATaa